A portion of the Naumovozyma castellii chromosome 2, complete genome genome contains these proteins:
- the MTQ2 gene encoding S-adenosylmethionine-dependent methyltransferase (ancestral locus Anc_8.312): MLATPYIKCDYDKVYEPAEDSFLLLDSLEKEQQFLNERFHSHLSVVCELGPGSGIITTFMLQHGIPSKNKSIYFALDINPWALEATHATAKLNACQDKFLDTVQSDLTSSLRNKEIDVLVFNPPYVPADNVPMVPSFKDDIDEWVDLALLGGADGMVVTNKVLKNLDIILSPNGVAYILFCARNKPEEVVKGMKEKHGWKAELVEHRKAGWEVLSVYKFYR, encoded by the coding sequence atgcTAGCGACACCATATATCAAATGTGACTACGATAAAGTTTACGAACCAGCCGAGGATagctttcttcttttaGACTCTCTTGAGAAGGAACAGCAATTCCTAAATGAAAGATTCCATTCTCATCTATCTGTAGTATGTGAGCTGGGCCCCGGTTCAGGAATAATTACGACCTTCATGTTACAGCATGGGATACCATCCAAGAATAAATCTATATATTTCGCGCTAGACATAAATCCTTGGGCTTTAGAGGCTACTCATGCCACTGCAAAATTAAACGCTTGCCAAGATAAATTCCTGGATACTGTTCAAAGTGATTTAACCTCCTCTTTAAGGAATAAAGAAATCGACGTATTGGTATTCAATCCACCATATGTACCAGCTGACAATGTTCCAATGGTTCCAAGCTTCAAAGACGATATCGATGAATGGGTGGATCTGGCACTTTTGGGAGGAGCAGATGGAATGGTTGTCACGAACAAAGTACTTAAAAACTTGGACATCATCCTCTCCCCCAATGGTGTTGCATACATCTTATTCTGCGCCAGAAATAAACCAGAAGAAGTTGTGAAGGGAATGAAGGAAAAGCATGGCTGGAAGGCCGAATTAGTCGAGCATAGAAAGGCAGGTTGGGAAGTTTTAAGTGTTTATAAATTTTATAGATAA